The region GCGTTTGGTCGTTTCGATTGCGAAGAAGTACCGCAACCGTGGTTTGAGCTTTCTGGACTTGATCCAGGAAGGGAACACCGGCCTGATGCGAGCGGTTGACAAATACGAATATCGCCGAGGCTTTAAGTTCTCGACCTATGCCACATGGTGGATTCGCCAGGCAATCACGCGAGCTATCGCAGATCAAGCCCGAACCATTCGTATCCCTGTGCACATGATCGACGTCTTGTCGAAGCTCCGCAACGTCCAGAAGCGTTTGCTGCAAGAGCTTCGCCGCGAGCCGACCATGGAAGAAATCTCGCGTCGCAGCGAAGTTCCTGTTGAGGAAGTGCGTCGCGTGATGGACATCGGCCGTCATCCTGTGAGCCTGGATCGACCGATCGGTGAAAGCGAAGACAGCTCGTTTGGCGAGTTCATCGAGGATGGGCACGAAGAAACGCCCATTCGCAAGGCATCCAACGAAATATTGCGAGACAAGATCGGCGGATTGCTGAAGACTCTGACCTACCGCGAACGTGAAATCATCAAGCTGCGTTATGGCCTCCAAGATGGGTATACCTACACCTTGGAAGAGGTTGGTCGGATCTTCAAAGTGACTCGTGAACGTGTCCGCCAAATCGAAGCCAAAGCGGTTCGTAAGCTGCAACATCCCGTCCGCAGCCAACAGTTGGCCGGATTCCTGCACACGGCCGACGCTGCTTAGGCCAATAAATTGTGGAATGAGTGAACCTGGAAAGCCTGGGCCTTGTCAAAAGGCTCAGGCTTTTTTGTTGGTCGAAAGGGGTAAAATAGATGGGTGGCGTGTGCTAGAACCAACGTGACTGCTACATTATTCGAATCCTTTCTCCATTTTGCTCCCTAGTGGAAAACTTATGTCTGACCGACCGTACAGCGAAGTTCTGCAGGAACTTCACCGAATCCATCGCCAGCTGAGCGACCTCCGGAGTCGTCTGGCTCGATGTCCGATTCGAGTTAGCGCTGCTCGAAATCGGGTTACGGCTGCCGAGCAGGTTGTCGCCGAGGTCAAAGAGTCGATCCAAAGCACTAAAATGACGGCTGACCGCAAGCAACTTCAATTGCGGGAAAGCGAGAATAAGATCGAGGCGATCGAAGCGAAGCTGAATGCTGCTAAGACAAACGACGAATTTCAGATTTTCAAGGAGCAGATCGCTGCGGCGCAGATGGCCAATAGTGTCATGTCCGACGAGATTCTCGAGGCATTAGAAAAAGTCGATCAGCTGGAACTCAAGCATGCTGAGTCGGTCAAAGCTGTCGAAACGGCTCAAGCCGACCAAGCCAAAATTGAAGCGGAAGTCGAGCAACAGCGTGGGGAACTGGAAACCGAGATCGCACGTGTCTTGGAATTGCTGGAAGGGGTCGAAAAAGATATTCCTCCTGATGTCCGTGCTGACTACAAACGCGTCGTTAAAGTCAAAGGAGAAGATGCGTTGGCTTCGGTGGTCAACAACTATTGCACCCAGTGCAATGTGCAGCTGCGAATTCAGACAATTAGCGATCTAAAGCTCGGTAAACCGGTGTTTTGTTCGTCGTGCGGAGCGTTTCTTTACTTTCCTGAATTGGGTTAACGCGACCGTTTTGGGGAAACCGCTAGCTGCCTAAGGAAGTTGGCTTTACAAACCCCTCATCTTTCAATAACAATAAAAGTAACAAATCAAACTAGTACGACATGCGGCCTGTCCCAGGTCGCGTTTTTTTTTCGTTGAGGAGTTCCTGACATGTCGAGCATGGCCGATCGAATGCCCATGTCCCGCAAAGGGTACGACAAATTAAAGGCCGAGTTGCAGCATCTTGAAGATGTCGAAATGCCTGCCATCACAGAAAAGGTGGCCAACGCTCGTGCCGAAGGGGACCTGAAGGAGAACGCTGAGTATCACGGTTCACGTGAAACTCAGGGGATGATTCAAGCGAAGATCAACCTTATCAAGTCGAAGCTCGGCAAAGCGTTCATCGTTGATCCTTCGTCCATCGACACCTCTAAAGTCGGTTTCTTCGCCACCGTTACAGTGCGTGACGTCGACTTGGACGAGGAAGAAGTCTACTCACTTGTCGGTGCTGGCGAAGAAGACTTCATGAACAACAAGATTCTCGTCGACAGCCCGATGGCCCAGCAGCTGATCGGTAAGAAGGTCGGCGATGTGGTCGAGATCGAAGCGCCTAAGGGTTCGTACGAGCTGGAAGTCTTGAAGATCGAATACAATCTGAACGACTAGCTCTTTGCCGCTCGGCGATTTGCAAACGATTTCAATGAATGGCCTTCCCATTGGGGAAGGCCATTTTTTTGGCACGGCGAGCAGGATTGGGGCACTATAGTTCGCCATTCGTGCGAAAATTCGGACAAGCTTTTGCCGTGGACAACGAAATGCCGTTATTGCCCGACCCTCAGAATCGGCGATAATCAACCCCGTTGCCATGCTTGCGACCGATGGAAGTGGCTTGCTGCCGGAAATGAATCTTATGTAGAAGGAATTTGCACCGATGTCCAATGATCAGTTTAGTGTCGAAGAACCCAAAAAATCGGGTGGTGGATGTACCACGGCAATCATCGGCTGCTTGGTCGTATGTCTGGTGTTGGCCGGTATCGCCTGCGGGGTCGGCTACTATGTCTACGTCAACATGAGCGTCATGGCCGCCAACTTTGCCGAAACGCAACTGAATTCGGTGATCGATGAAACGGACCTGCCCGAAGAGCAAAAGAAGGGCATGAAAGAGCAAGTTTCTCGAGTCGCACAAGGTTACCGCGATGGCGACATTTCACTGGAACAACTTGGACAAGTGGGCGAAAAGATTGTTGAGTCCCCAGCGTTCACGGCGATTCCTGTCGAAATTGCTCGTGCCAAATACATCGAACCATCTGGGCTCAGCGACGAAGAAAAAGCCAATGCGAAAAAGCAGTTGCAGCGTATCGCCCAAGGTGCGTTCGACAAAAAGATTAACGAAGATGAACTGAAGTCTTTGCTCGATGGGCGAATCGCCGATGAAGAGGCTGACGGCAACTTGCAATTCCGCGACAACGTTTCCGACGACGAACTCCGCGAGTTCATCACAGCCGCTCAGCAAATGGCGGATGAAAAAGGCGTCGCCGACCAAAACTTCGAGATTGATCTTGCCGCGGAACTGAAAAAGGCCGTCGACGAAGTCATGCTCGGTACTTCGGATCAAGTCGAGGATATCAATATTGAAATCCCCGACACCCCGATCGAAATTCCTAGTGAGGAAACGGTCCAGGAAGCCAGCAACTAAGCTGCCGCTTTTCGATCCGCGTTAAAGTAAG is a window of Bremerella sp. TYQ1 DNA encoding:
- a CDS encoding zinc ribbon domain-containing protein produces the protein MSDRPYSEVLQELHRIHRQLSDLRSRLARCPIRVSAARNRVTAAEQVVAEVKESIQSTKMTADRKQLQLRESENKIEAIEAKLNAAKTNDEFQIFKEQIAAAQMANSVMSDEILEALEKVDQLELKHAESVKAVETAQADQAKIEAEVEQQRGELETEIARVLELLEGVEKDIPPDVRADYKRVVKVKGEDALASVVNNYCTQCNVQLRIQTISDLKLGKPVFCSSCGAFLYFPELG
- the greA gene encoding transcription elongation factor GreA is translated as MADRMPMSRKGYDKLKAELQHLEDVEMPAITEKVANARAEGDLKENAEYHGSRETQGMIQAKINLIKSKLGKAFIVDPSSIDTSKVGFFATVTVRDVDLDEEEVYSLVGAGEEDFMNNKILVDSPMAQQLIGKKVGDVVEIEAPKGSYELEVLKIEYNLND